The genomic window GTCACGGCCGCCTATCCGGGCGTGGTCAAGGCGTGGCACTATCACGAGCGCCAGACCGACCACTTCGTGTGCGTGCGGGGCATGATGAAGGTCGTCCTGTACGACGAACGCGAGGCGTCGGCGACGAAGGGGCTCATCAACGAGTTCTTCATCGGGGACCACCATCCGCTCCTGGTCCAGATCCCGCCGCTGGTGTTCCACGGCTTCAAGTGCATCTCGGAGCACGAGGCGTTGGTGGTGAACCTCGCCACCGAGGTCTATGACTACCAGCGTCCCGACGAGTTCCGGGTGGACGCGCATGACCCGCGCATCCCGTACGACTGGTCGCGCAAGGACGGCTGAGCGTGCATCTCCTCGTGACGGGCGGGCTGGGCTTCATCGGCTCGAACTTCGTACGCTACGTGCTGCGCGAGCGGCCGACCTGGACGGTGACGAACCTCGACCTCGTCACCTACGCCGGCAATCCGGCCAACCTCGAGGATCTCGCGGGCGACGGCCGATACCGCTTCGTCAAGGGAGACATCGCGCGGGCCGAGGATGTCCGGCGCGCGATCGAGCCCGCCGACGCCGTGGTGGGCTTCGCCGCCGAGAGCCACGTGGACCGCTCCATCCTTTCGGCCGAGCCGTTCGTGCGAACGAACGTGATCGGCACCATGGTGCTGTTGGACGCGGTGCGGGCGCGCACCGGGTGCCGCTACGTTCACGTCTCCACCGACGAAGTGTACGGCGCGCTGACGCCGGACGAGCCGCCGTTCACGGAGGCTACTCCGCTCGACCCGACGAGCCCGTACGCCGCGAGCAAGGCCGCCGCGGACCACCTCGCGCTGGCCTACGCGCGGACTCACGGCATGGACCTGGTGGTCACCCGATGTTCGAACAATTACGGCCCGTTCCAATTCCCGGAGAAGCTGATCCCGCTGATGATCACCAACGCTGTGGACGGGATCGCGCTGCCGGTGTATGGCGATGGCCGCCAGGTCCGCGACTGGATCCACGTCGAGGACCACTGCGCTGGAGTGCTGGCGGCGCTGGAGCGGGGTAAGGCGGGCGAGGTCTACAACTTCGGGGGCCGGTCGGAGCGCCACAACATCGACATCGTGCGGCGCATCCTGGTGCTGGTGGGGGCGTCGCCGGACCTGGTGCGGCACGTCGTTGACCGCCCGGCGCACGACCGCCGCTACGCCATCGAGCCGGCCAAGGCGGAGCGCGAGTTGGGATGGAGGGCCAGCCGCTCGTTCGAGCAGGGCTTGGGGGACACGGTGCGCTGGTACCTGGACAACGAGCGCTGGTGGCGGCCGGT from Gemmatimonadales bacterium includes these protein-coding regions:
- the rfbB gene encoding dTDP-glucose 4,6-dehydratase; this encodes MHLLVTGGLGFIGSNFVRYVLRERPTWTVTNLDLVTYAGNPANLEDLAGDGRYRFVKGDIARAEDVRRAIEPADAVVGFAAESHVDRSILSAEPFVRTNVIGTMVLLDAVRARTGCRYVHVSTDEVYGALTPDEPPFTEATPLDPTSPYAASKAAADHLALAYARTHGMDLVVTRCSNNYGPFQFPEKLIPLMITNAVDGIALPVYGDGRQVRDWIHVEDHCAGVLAALERGKAGEVYNFGGRSERHNIDIVRRILVLVGASPDLVRHVVDRPAHDRRYAIEPAKAERELGWRASRSFEQGLGDTVRWYLDNERWWRPVKDGSYRDFYRAWYEERSA
- a CDS encoding dTDP-4-dehydrorhamnose 3,5-epimerase family protein, which gives rise to MKRFEPPSRTLIEGVRTKALKVLADERGRLMEMLRADDELFVKFGQVYVTAAYPGVVKAWHYHERQTDHFVCVRGMMKVVLYDEREASATKGLINEFFIGDHHPLLVQIPPLVFHGFKCISEHEALVVNLATEVYDYQRPDEFRVDAHDPRIPYDWSRKDG